The DNA sequence GGAGGACTTGAAGCAGCTGTGGGATATTTCTGATATCTGCCCATATACTTTCAATGGGTGGCTTGTTGCCTTCATATACAGAAAGGGAACCGGGATATCTCGTTCCCACTGTAAAAGCGGTGTTGCAGAATGTGAATCTTGTCGGTATGGGCTCAAGTTGGCGAGCGCCAAGTATTGCTCCGTGGAATGCAAGGTGATGAGCCGAACATATCTCTTTGAACTAATCGGGTTTTTGATAGTTTACTACGATGTGAAGATCTTTTTCTCACATATGGTTcgcttgttattttttttttttccctttttttgtagGTTGAAGCGGCGTTGAAGAAGAACGGAAGTGGAAGTATGGATTTGAAAGCAAAGAGGAAGCTAGAGACAATAGTGGAAGAGGTTGCTGAAGATGTTCACTCATTTAGGAAACGAGAAAGAAAGCAGCAAAAACCGCAAAGAGTTCCGTCTCATTAGATTGATAATTGGTTTTGTTTGGTACATAtggttaattttcattttaatttttgtgctACATTCATGATGTGGCTCATTGATACTACTGGGATCTtcctaatttttcccttttgtggaTCTGGAGAAATAAactctaattttcttttacttctatTTTGAAGTATAGTTATGCAacaattctctctttttcttggtttatGTGGAATCGTGTAGgtgtttctcttttcttagtATTAGTTACATTACTCTGCTAAATTCAGTTCTACCTGTTCTctgtttttccctctttttttttttttactactactactactactgtGTCTAATTAGCAGAGTCTTAACTTTTCTGAGTACAATTCATCGTTTCATCAAGAAATGTCTTGTGGGTGAAGAATTTGAAGCAAGAGAACACTAATTCAATTGATTATTTACAGCGAAAGTTCAATCAACAGCATatttgggaaaaaataaatataaaaatgaatgaacgaaaaaggaaatatcAACAGCATTAAACTGTAGCTCCGCTACACCATATACACACTTCAAACTTGAGGTCCAAGAAATCATCAAAGAACACTCTTGGGACCAAAAGGTACAGCAACAGATTCGGATTATATTCAAAGTCATATGAATAAGCCGCCTTTGGCAAGGGGCCGATGCAACGGATCCTAATCTTGCTGCCCAGGTCTACCGTTTCGATTTTCAAGACAAAAAGAGGAACGTCTTCTCTCTTCATTGAGAGAGAGGTGCTGAAGTAGAAACGGAACGATGTCGCACAAGCCCCATGCTTGGTGCTGAAGTGCTTCACTAACATCCTAAGCAGAGCCAATGTAGCTGCAACTCAAAAAGGGAACGAACGGGCAGCGAACGAACACATCTTCTCGTGGTTGCTTTTCACGTGGTAACCGAACTTCAGATTGCAGCCAAGCTTTGCATTTTGACATGCCATCTGGACAGACTCCAGGACCTTCGCGATGGCGCGGCATCTGTTGTAGCCGATAGGCATAGACCAGGACGGGCATTTGTTGCTGATCTTTTTGCAGCATGAAGAGCAAGCTATGTGCGCATTAGCGCACTGTTTCACAATACGAAGACAAAGGATTATCAGTTCAGCCATATAACAGCAACCATCACAAAGAATGCCACTTCGTTCAGTATATACAAAATCTTATCCTGAAAAATGTTCATGTACATGGACTTTACTCATGATAAGAGCATAAGATTAAGTGGCACAAGCTAAAATAAGAGCCaaggtgaaaaagaaattgacacAACAGTAGATTCGGTCAAAATTAACATCTGAAAAAGCCAGATCATCATATATAGTCCCACAAAGAGACGCAATTTTTAGTTTAATCCTCAAAAGAGATATCATACATACAACTAGGCTAGTGTACTAACCAGACAACACAATAATGAAGAAACCctgttatttttctgaaaacacTGAGGTCAGTGAGAGTAGCACACCCTTCTTCAATTCTCTTTGATCGAGAATCAAGCTTCCTGTGAGGCTTAGTGATTAGAGACAAAAGATTtctcaggaaaaaaaatataaatgtgtTGGCAGAAAAATGATCTGGGGGCCAAACACCCTGAAAGTCCCCATCTAGCGAGATATTCATGCTTTGAACATGAATTCCAGGAGCTCTCCTACTCCAAACAAAAAAGTACAAGACTAAGTGACACTCTCAATACATCCAGACTTCCTTGTCAGGGCTAATTACATATCAAGAGAAGCGCCAAAAGAGTCACCAAGAAGAGGGAGCTTTAGCATGGCAAATTGGTGGATTCTGATTAGGCTACCATCCTCGGTTGATCACGGACGCAGACATTTCATGGTCGGTGATTTTAAAAGATGCAGACATTTCATGATCTAGTGATCCTAAGTGTGTTTTACCTTTTATGTGAACCCACTTCCCAGGTGGAACAGTTCAAAAGACAGCACCAAAAGATAAATGCGTTTCATATGACATAAATCTAGGCCAACCGGCTCTCAGCTACATATGGGTCAAAGAATATCCACTATTTTTCATTAAGACCCTAAAGATTGATTGCCTACTTTCATCCAAATCACTAACTTGTTACCATTTGCACCCAGAATTCTACAATGGGTTTATTGGTCAGAGATTTCTACATTTATTACAACACCAATTTCCAACTTTGGGATCCACTAAGGGCACCAAAAAACACTGCCGATTGCAGCAATTCTAACACGACTCAACCGATAAAGTAACACTGATTCAACATTGCTCAATAAGGTAAACTACTACCAGCACACCCCAGAGACGCCGGTACAATCTGGTCATGTCTGAGGCCAACCGCATGGCCTTTGTCAACGATCAATTACTGAAATCAAATGATAGAGGCCAAGAAAAAACCGTATTTCGACCAGAAATGAAGCAAAAAAGGGCATCCCAACAGAGACCTTAGGCCTTCAATTTACATGCAGGGACTAATACTAATCGAGCAGCTCAATTTCATTTACAATTTGACCCCAAACAAAAACGAATTCACTCACAACCCCCAACTAGGCACGAAAGAATCGAAATTCATCAGAAAGATGCGAGCTTCTCCTCCAAATTCAGCAGTTCTGCTCTCACACAGTCAATTCATGCCCACCAACAACCACAATGGAATCACCAACAAGCAATCAACCAAGAAATGAATACCCGCTCCAAGGAAAATTCAACCTGAAAAACGAGGGCTCGTCAAGGGCTCGAGACAGACGGCGCAGTCGAACACATCCGGGTCCGTGAGAGTGACCTCCAAAGACCCAACCGCCCGGCCACATGGAGGGGACCAACTACGACCGTACGAGTACTCGTCACCGTACCATCTCGCATGCGCCGATCGCCCCCGATCCTGTTCTTCTAATTCTTCCTCGCTTGGGCTCGATTCGTCCGATCGATGTCTTTTTCTCTGCctcccacttcttcttctttagtgGGTCGGCTTCGGCTGCGGCTTCGGCTTGGgctaccttcttcttcttccggttGATGGCTAGAAGAAGGAAAGCGGCGCCTCCTGCCAAGCCGGGAGCTGCTGGGTACATCGTCATCGTCTTCTCCGTCCACTGAGAATTTCGCCATTACCGTCCTGCTTTATTTCCCTCCCAGTTTGTTAGGCTAACCTGCGAGGCTCGAACTAGATACTACTACTTATAGTTAGGTACATTGGCTTATACGAATGCGAGAGGAAATTATTTCCAACAgtttaatttcattttatctttaattttaggACATTATCTtacgttttttttatttgtttaagaGATAGATATTAGTCCATTTTATTACTCGTTCGATACACGGAAAAAGTTCCGAAAAGTTCAAGTAAATTTTGTCGACATTCGATAATAATCTCGATACCTATAATTAAGGTATCGAGATTAATTATTTGTCATGTTTGAGACAACTTTTatcattgattttctaaataggagggaatttcaacttgaTTTTAACCTGCTTCTGTGTGGATGTTTTAAACTGATACATTCTCATTGTTTGTCCTTTTTGCTGTATCGGATCGTCAtaacaaattaattaaaagttaatAAACCTAATTAGTCTATCTACCACCTTGGACCTCTAGTTCTACGCTCTCGGCTGCCAGTCGCCAGTCTTCGGCGACAAATTCCATAATCAAAAGCATGAAAACACTCAACTCAAACAATTAGCAAGCTCACGCAACCAATCATCAGAGTAAGAATTTCGAATTTGGCTTTGGTAATTTGATGTCGATCATGGGGTTCGAATGGCATTTTTAATGCCTTCTCCGAGCCTCTGCAAGTGGATAACGAGCCGTTAACCCCACTCAGAAGTTCCGCGTGGACGGAGAAGCTAAAAATGGCATCCAAAGTTCCCGGTGATAGTTTTCTCAGAGGAAAGCATGGAACACGGGACGAAGTCTTGGATGAGAGCTTGTGATGAGAATGTGCAGGCTCTCCGAGAGCTTCGTGATCCGATCTCCGGCGTCGCGAAGGAGCTCTTCGATCTCCCTCAAGAGACTAGGGTTTGAAACTCCAATAGCGCTCACTCAAATAATTATGTTGGATTTTGTGGATGGGTACCGGGCCGCCCAAGATGAGCTAACCCAGCTCATAACACACAAGAATTGAAATAACTGCAAAAGGTGATTAAAAAGAATCACGTTCCTTCGTCGTTTTCTTCTAACGTTCCACAAAAAGAGAGAGCATAGAGAACAGAACAAGAGAGAAAACGATGATGACGACGTTCCTTCTCCTCTCCCCGAATGTGATAACGGGACGAACAATCTCTCGAGGCTGCAATGGAAACGTTTAATCCGTGAAAAACGAGTTGCGTCCGTTACATGGCATACTCCTACGATAGTGATTCAAATATGTTCTTGGACATATTTTTTGAGTAATCTGTTGCATTTATAGTGGGAATCGTTCCCTTCCGGTTACATAGCCAGAGTTCCTAGAACTCGATGTTGCTGAGAAACTCGAAGCTGAAGCTTGTGAGAAGTTCGCAGCTCTCATGTGGCCGTCTGGGAATGCTCTCTTCTAGTAACGacctttctaaaaaaatattcctTTGGGTGTCCCTTTCATATAATTTAAATGTTGTTTGTAGATGGAGTGCATGTGTCATTTCCGCGCATAATGTAAGTTTAACTCTTTATAATCTCATACATTTTGGCCACTGACTTGAGCTTCGTTTCGTACTTTTAGTTTTACTCGTTTACaaacattttaaatttactaACTTGTTTTAGAACTTGCCGATCGCAGTTAGAATAATTACAACTTTTCTCCAATTGAGTTACCAACTAGTTTtgcttaccaacttttcttacTAACATTTGAATGTATCaacaattttatgaaatcgTTAACCTTGTTATATGACATACTAACCTTTCTTCCAGTTTAATGACCCACTAGaatagttggtaaattaaaaaaaaataaatcaaataactGTTGATAactaactcaaatgagagttgataaTTAAGAATTGGTTGATAACTTAATCggagaaaaattgataaattatttaaagtaaagttggtaatttcatatgaACGTCGGCAAGTGTAAGGGATTGGTAAGAAAAGTAAACAAAAGTTGgcaaaacataagaaaaagtttgtcattaaaagaagaaaataaacttGCAAATTAATGCAAATGAGAGCTGGccataaaaaattatagtaaCTTAATCGGCGAAAAGTTAATAAGCCACTTTAATTTTTGCTTGcaatttctaaaaaagttggtaaaGTTAACGCATTAAGAAATGCAAACACGAGTTTGTATAAGAAAAGTtggcaaataaaaagaaatcaaaagaacgTCATTGAGTAACTCGTATGAGAGTTGGTAATCCTATACTAAATGGTATATTTATAGGAGAAAAGTTGGTGAGTCACTCTAATTTAGCTTATTAACTTCAAAAGGAGTTAGTAAATATAGAGTTTTGCTAACCAGTGCAAATAA is a window from the Rhodamnia argentea isolate NSW1041297 chromosome 8, ASM2092103v1, whole genome shotgun sequence genome containing:
- the LOC125316277 gene encoding uncharacterized protein LOC125316277 — encoded protein: MTLTDAMMVSSGEDQEKVVPRWLRPLVDAKFYSWCETHRSKERNYYCRVCMLALCKDCKEQHDGSKHEIITAYKASHMASFRMEDLKQLWDISDICPYTFNGWLVAFIYRKGTGISRSHCKSGVAECESCRYGLKLASAKYCSVECKVEAALKKNGSGSMDLKAKRKLETIVEEVAEDVHSFRKRERKQQKPQRVPSH